Within the Cryptococcus neoformans var. neoformans B-3501A chromosome 1, whole genome shotgun sequence genome, the region GAGATAGTGGACGGCGTTTTGGACATTCGTGTAATTTCATACTTTTTTTTGGACATAATGGAGGTATATTCTCTATCTTAGCGCTGCATTAATCGGATGTTCTAGTCGAAACGGAAGTTTTGCTTTGAAATGAACTCCCCCTCGATAGATCTAATGATATATGTCGGATCGACAAGATAATTCCTGACCTGTTCGTTATTTTTCATGTCCACGGCATCGACTGTCACCGGACGTTAGAATACAGAGTGTCGTTTACAATCATTCCTTACCTCTTTCTTCACATTTTttgacatcttcaacaatTCCAGCCTCCCAGTTTCTTTTTATTACTCGTTTCCTTGCTacattctcatcaacatcaaccCAGACGCCCATGTCCATCATTGCTGCACACTCTCTCCAGCCAGGTTGGTCAAGAAGAGTATAAAGACCTTCTATGAGGATGATGCGGTGTCCGGGTAAGATAGGGAAAGGTGAAGGCTTGGGATCTTTAGAAGCATGGTCGAATGTTGGAAAGGGGATGTTTCTCGGCGGGTGAGGGTAAAGAGGAATGCGGAGAAGTGAGAGGAAACTTCTATATGAATTCAAATTAAAAGTAAAAGAAGCTCCCTATAGGGAAACTGTTTCAGTATTGTCGATGAGATATTTTCAAGGATGTGCTCACCCTTCTCCAATGAGCGTCCTGAGGATCATCAAAGTCGTCTAATTCCTCTCGACGATAATGCCATCCATCCAAACCTATC harbors:
- a CDS encoding hypothetical protein (Similar to gi|40741109|gb|EAA60299.1| hypothetical protein AN4382.2 [Aspergillus nidulans FGSC A4], FASTA scores: opt: 387, E(): 3.3e-18, (32.870% identity (62.037% similar) in 216 aa overlap (1-216:1-204))), with amino-acid sequence MQVTPEQLVNEIAKKYNEPPGSGKSTLAYPLADALNSFILGHPPTNPSHIENPVSSLLAEGNIQQGNDDEVALTIGLDGWHYRREELDDFDDPQDAHWRRGASFTFNLNSYRSFLSLLRIPLYPHPPRNIPFPTFDHASKDPKPSPFPILPGHRIILIEGLYTLLDQPGWRECAAMMDMGVWVDVDENVARKRVIKRNWEAGIVEDVKKCEERGKE